One genomic window of Aethina tumida isolate Nest 87 chromosome 3, icAetTumi1.1, whole genome shotgun sequence includes the following:
- the LOC109595374 gene encoding src substrate cortactin → MWKAAAGHQINTKDQSFEDDEWETDPDFVNDVNEEQQRWGTSGRTAGAIDMEQLRKETEAADAQKKKKQLEETNPGFGYGGKFGVETDRMDKSAVGHEYVAKIEKHASQKDYSTGFGGKFGVQTDRVDKSAVTWDHKEKVEKHASQKDYNAGFGGKFGVQSDRQDKSAVGWDHVEKLEKHESQKDYVKGFGGKFGVQTDRQDKSAVGWDHHEAPQKHESQTDHKIGFGGKFGLQTDRVDKSAANFDEPTKVGTNYTKTKPDIGGAKPSDLRAKFESMSSENKKNPPSVLAPRKVISTRAAAFTNNATTEETTKSTQEVVTQKPQKLDQSKMAFLTQAPEPVKKEPIVIEREEVPSPTVTETVNPPPKEEEPKKTLEEAEQILQQTQEEIELINKLREEELAEKEESNKPMEEPEAIYGNLEQNVAAAASGEEEWSDEIVDTGLTAIALYDYQAAADDEISFDPDDIITHIEQIDEGWWRGLCKGIYGLFPANYVQLQQ, encoded by the exons atgtggAAAGCCGCCGCCGGTCATCAAATAAACACAAAGGACCAGAGTTTCGAAGATGATGAATGGGAAACTGATCCGGACTTTGTGAATGATGTGAATGAGGAACAGCAACGATGGGGCACTTCAGGAAGAACAGCAGGTGCCATCGA CATGGAACAATTGAGAAAAGAGACTGAAGCCGCAGATGctcaaaagaagaaaaaacaattggaAGAAACGAACCCCGGTTTCGGCTATGGGGGTAAATTCGGTGTGGAAACCGACCGTATGGATAAATCAGCCGTGGGTCATGAATACGTCGCAAAGATTGAGAAACATGCGTCACAAAAAGATTATAGCACCGGTTTCGGTGGGAAATTCGGTGTACAAACGGATCGTGTAGACAAGAGCGCCGTTACTTGGGATCATAAGGAGAAAGTCGAGAAACACGCTTCGCAGAAAGATTACAACGCTGGATTCGGCGGTAAATTCGGTGTACAAAGCGACAGACAAGATAAATCAGCTGTTGGTTGGGACCATGTTGAAAAGCTTGAGAAGCATGAATCCCAGAAAG ATTACGTTAAAGGATTCGGCGGTAAATTCGGCGTCCAGACCGACAGGCAAGATAAATCTGCGGTGGGTTGGGACCACCACGAAGCCCCCCAGAAGCACGAAAGCCAGACCGATCACAAGATTGGATTCGGTGGTAAATTCGGCCTACAGACCGATAGGGTGGACAAATCGGCTGCAAATTTTGACGAACCCACTAAAGTTGGGACGAATTATACAAAGACAAAACCAGATATTGGTGGCGCTAAACCCTCAGATCTTCGTGCTAAGTTCGAAAGCATGAGTTCGGAGAATAAGAAAAACCCTCCATCTGTTCTCGCACCGCGAAAAGTGATTAGCACGCGGGCGGCCGCCTTCACCAATAATGCCACAACTGAAGAAACAACGAAATCAACTCAAGAGGTCGTCACCCAAAAGCCTCAAAAGTTGGACCAATCGAAGATGGCTTTCTTGACACAAGCACCCGAGCCGGTTAAGAAAGAACCGATTGTAATTGAAAGGGAAGAGGTTCCTTCACCTACTGTTACTGAAACTGTGAATCCACCACCTAAGGAAGAGGAACCCAAGAAGACCTTGGAGGAGGCTGAACAAATTTTGCAACAAACTCAAgaagaaattgaattaattaataagttgagAGAGGAAGAATTGGCTGAGAAGGAGGAAAGTAATAAGCCAATGGAGGAACCTGAGGCTATTTATGGTAATTTGGAACAGAATGTTGCTGCTGCCGCTAGTGGGGAAGAAGAATGGAGTGACGAGATTGTTGATACAGGATTGACAGCAATTGCACTATACGATTATCAAGCTGCGGCTGACGATGAAATTTCGTTTGATCCTGATGATATCATTACTCACATAGAacag ataGATGAAGGGTGGTGGCGAGGATTGTGCAAGGGAATATATGGCCTGTTTCCGGCAAACTACGTACAATTACAACAATAA